The following nucleotide sequence is from Halobacillus mangrovi.
ACAGTGAAAACAAATGAAACAGAAGTTAACGAAGAGAGCAGCAATAATAAGCAAGGAGAAGATCCATTAGATAATTTTCCCGCAGCAACGGTTACAAGAGTCATAGACGGAGACACTATGGAAATAGAAATGAACGGGAAAACAGAGGATGTGCGATTACTTCTAGTAGATACACCAGAAACGAAACATCCTGATTTGCCCGTTCAGCCTTACGGGCGGAAAGCCAGTCAATTTGCTGAGGATATGCTGAATGATAAACAAGTACGTGTTGAATACGATGGACCTAAACGGGATAAATACGGCCGTCTGCTAGCCTACTTATGGATTGATGGTGAGAACTTTAACCAAATGCTGCTAGAACAAGGCCTTGCCCGTCTCGCTTACGTTTACGACCCGCCCTACACCCACTATGAGGCATTCGTCAAAGCGCAAAACAGGGCGGCGAATGCGAATAAAAACATATGGAGTATGGATGGCTATGTAACAGATAGTGGTTTTTCTGAAAAAGCATCGACTACTGAATCTAGGAGTGAGGAAAAGAAAAATGACTACTCTGGCCCCTATGAACCTGAAGGTAACGATAGGGATTGCGGGGACTTTGAGACTCAACAGGAGGCTCAGTCCTTCTTTGAAGCTGCAGGTGGCCCTGCTGAGGATCCACACCGATTAGACGGGAATGATCATGATGGAGTTGTGTGTGAGAGTCTGCCAAACTAAGTATTCTAAACTATCATATCTCCCTGCTATTCTTAAATATCCAAAAAAGAAGCTTACCGAAATGGGAACCTCTGCCTATTTATCATTCCAATCCTTGTTAACTTCTTCGATCATATTTTGAAAATTTAGCTTATCGAAGAAAGGCTACCATTGAATCTGTCACTACCTTTGCCGGCAGAAACTCTAACAATTGATCCAAAAACGAACGGATGTGAATACGATGCAACATGAACTCAATCCTGCAGATCAGAAAACAGCTCTAGTTACAGGTGCCAACTCTGGCATGGGACTTGCCTCCACTGTAGAGCTTATGAAAAAAGGCTACCACGTCATTATGTTTTGCCGAAATGAACAGCGGGGCAAAGTAGCGCTGCGTTCAGCCATACAGCAAAGTGGATCCGAGCATGCAGAGTTAATGATTGGCGATTTAGGTTCACTTAAAAGCATTCGCCGCTGTGCTGAGAAATTTAATGCTTACTATTCTAAGCTCGATGTCCTTATCAATAATGCCGGAGTTGTTTCGCTAAAGCGTACGACAACAGAGGATGGCTTTGAGAGCATGATGGGGATCAATCATCTAGGACACTTTCTACTGACAAATTTACTTCTTGATAAAATAACGCGTTCAAATCAAGGCAGAATTGTCACTGTCTCTTCAGGAGCTCACAAAGCAGGGAACATTCATTTTGATGACCCTCACTTCAAAAAGAAATTTAGCGTTATTAAGGGCTATGGCCAATCTAAGCTTGCGAATATCCTTTTTACACTTGAGCTTGATGAAAAGCTGGAAAACACTTCAGTACTCGCAAACTGTGTACACCCGGGAGCGGTCAGCACAAATCTTGGTGTAAACAGAGAAAGCGGCTTTGGCAGAACGATCCATACCATGCTGAAACCTTTTTTTCTTACCCCTCAACAAGGAGCAGATACAGCGATTTATCTTTCAACTGATCCTGATCTTAAAACCAGTGGAGAATATTTTTATAAACGTAAAGTTGCCGCAAGATCTGAACGAGCGCAAGATAAATTATTAGCGAAACAATTGTGGGGTTGGAGTGCTGAAGAAGTTGGATTGTAAAAATAAAAGTGACGAGCCCCCATGCTCGTCACTCCACCTTACTTATTAAATTCGATAATATTTCCATCCGGATCACTGATGTACACTTGATGCCACTCCGTTTTGTTATGAGGCTTATTCAGCATCTTTACGTGGTTGGCTTCCATTCTTTCAATAAAAACTTCGATATCGTTCACACGAATCGCAAAATGTCCGTCCCTTGAGTCAATCTCTGTTGTTCCCCGGAGCGTTTTTCCATCCTCGTACTCAATTAAGT
It contains:
- a CDS encoding thermonuclease family protein, with amino-acid sequence MEELLLLLLVTAFALLRWLLFAHSPYNRIFVVFLISLFVVGCETPEPASTNHGEKQEKTSTVKTNETEVNEESSNNKQGEDPLDNFPAATVTRVIDGDTMEIEMNGKTEDVRLLLVDTPETKHPDLPVQPYGRKASQFAEDMLNDKQVRVEYDGPKRDKYGRLLAYLWIDGENFNQMLLEQGLARLAYVYDPPYTHYEAFVKAQNRAANANKNIWSMDGYVTDSGFSEKASTTESRSEEKKNDYSGPYEPEGNDRDCGDFETQQEAQSFFEAAGGPAEDPHRLDGNDHDGVVCESLPN
- a CDS encoding SDR family oxidoreductase, which codes for MQHELNPADQKTALVTGANSGMGLASTVELMKKGYHVIMFCRNEQRGKVALRSAIQQSGSEHAELMIGDLGSLKSIRRCAEKFNAYYSKLDVLINNAGVVSLKRTTTEDGFESMMGINHLGHFLLTNLLLDKITRSNQGRIVTVSSGAHKAGNIHFDDPHFKKKFSVIKGYGQSKLANILFTLELDEKLENTSVLANCVHPGAVSTNLGVNRESGFGRTIHTMLKPFFLTPQQGADTAIYLSTDPDLKTSGEYFYKRKVAARSERAQDKLLAKQLWGWSAEEVGL
- a CDS encoding VOC family protein; its protein translation is MYEGIHHVSILVTDIEKSKRFYGEVLGFQESNARPEFGFPGAWYQIGKTQLHLIEYEDGKTLRGTTEIDSRDGHFAIRVNDIEVFIERMEANHVKMLNKPHNKTEWHQVYISDPDGNIIEFNK